The Alteriqipengyuania halimionae genome contains a region encoding:
- a CDS encoding M14 family metallopeptidase, whose product MRWPAIALASLLAGACVASPPPVPSAPSAPSCHTASVTVSFDFEGASASRCVVEGERSFAILVAPEHAPPINPSAWYAFRYDATPGADVSFTLRYLDAKHRYRPKRQTGDVWQLIDADVVEDGSLARFTVPAGSAVVAGQELFGSERYDRTMDRLSASAHVQRLELGRSHDDRPIEGLEIGDPAAPYLVVLLGRAHPPEVTGALAMEAFLDRLVELVDEGTIDPERFRFLAVPMLNPDGVARGHWRANLGGTDLNRDWGKFDQPETRAVKAWLDRQTPVTRPVAMIDFHSTQRDVFYTIPRDLSTVPAGFTERWLELIGDSVPEFSINIAPGHSNGSGVAKNWFYETWGVPAVTFEIGDQTDRRLIAKVGRRSADAFAKALEEATLPTPQ is encoded by the coding sequence ATGAGATGGCCCGCCATTGCCTTGGCGAGCCTGCTGGCGGGGGCGTGCGTTGCATCGCCCCCGCCGGTGCCCTCAGCGCCCAGCGCACCCTCCTGCCACACGGCGAGCGTGACGGTGTCCTTCGATTTCGAGGGGGCCTCGGCCTCCCGCTGTGTGGTGGAGGGAGAGCGATCCTTCGCGATCCTCGTCGCCCCCGAACACGCTCCGCCGATCAATCCCAGCGCGTGGTACGCATTTCGCTATGACGCGACGCCCGGTGCCGATGTGTCGTTTACCTTGCGCTATCTCGATGCCAAGCATCGCTACCGGCCCAAGCGCCAGACGGGCGATGTCTGGCAACTGATCGATGCCGATGTGGTGGAGGATGGCAGCTTGGCGCGGTTCACGGTTCCGGCCGGTTCGGCGGTGGTCGCAGGGCAGGAATTGTTCGGTTCGGAGCGCTACGACCGCACGATGGATCGGCTATCCGCCAGCGCGCATGTGCAGCGGCTGGAGTTAGGTCGCTCGCATGACGATCGCCCGATCGAGGGGCTCGAGATCGGCGACCCCGCCGCGCCTTATCTCGTCGTATTGCTGGGCCGCGCCCATCCGCCCGAAGTGACCGGGGCGCTCGCGATGGAGGCGTTCCTCGATCGCCTGGTCGAACTGGTCGACGAGGGGACGATCGATCCGGAGCGTTTCCGGTTTCTCGCCGTCCCCATGCTCAACCCGGATGGCGTGGCGCGCGGCCATTGGCGCGCCAATTTGGGCGGCACCGATCTCAATCGGGACTGGGGCAAATTTGACCAGCCCGAAACCCGTGCCGTGAAGGCGTGGCTCGATCGACAGACTCCTGTGACGCGACCGGTCGCGATGATCGACTTTCATTCGACTCAGCGCGACGTCTTTTACACGATCCCCCGCGACCTCTCGACCGTGCCTGCGGGCTTCACCGAGCGCTGGCTCGAATTGATCGGCGATAGCGTGCCGGAATTCTCGATCAACATTGCGCCGGGCCATTCGAACGGCAGCGGTGTTGCAAAGAACTGGTTCTACGAGACTTGGGGCGTTCCTGCGGTCACTTTCGAAATCGGCGATCAGACCGACCGTCGATTGATCGCTAAGGTCGGACGAAGGTCGGCCGATGCCTTCGCAAAGGCGCTGGAGGAAGCGACCCTGCCAACCCCGCAGTAG
- a CDS encoding TonB family protein produces the protein MPAFSLPDRSRKLLIALAVALLHVLAILFLARAFAPGLLPDAVERTLNAVAFEVSTDPPPPPVEQAPIPDEGGSGDAGERATPREVIAVEPKVARKAPPAPRASSTGTQNRSGGADAGSGTGAGGSGTGTGSGRGGGGRGGYFVTKPVKIAGGITSARDYPRETRDLRNGQSVAIDIRVGVDGSPTGCRVVRSSPDPAADQITCELAMQRFRFKPAMDPDGDPVVSTFRWYQRWFD, from the coding sequence ATGCCTGCCTTTTCGCTCCCGGATCGTTCGCGCAAGCTGCTCATCGCCCTCGCAGTCGCGCTGCTGCATGTCCTCGCCATCCTCTTCCTCGCTCGTGCTTTCGCGCCAGGCCTCCTGCCGGATGCTGTCGAACGGACGTTGAACGCGGTCGCGTTCGAAGTGTCGACCGATCCGCCGCCTCCACCGGTCGAACAAGCGCCCATCCCGGACGAAGGTGGATCGGGCGATGCGGGGGAGAGGGCGACGCCAAGGGAAGTCATTGCTGTCGAGCCCAAGGTCGCGCGGAAAGCTCCGCCGGCTCCGCGTGCATCCTCCACAGGCACGCAAAACCGCTCGGGCGGAGCAGACGCGGGCAGCGGCACCGGTGCAGGCGGGAGTGGTACCGGTACGGGCAGCGGACGCGGCGGTGGCGGACGAGGTGGCTATTTCGTCACCAAGCCGGTCAAGATCGCTGGAGGCATCACCTCGGCGCGCGATTACCCGCGCGAGACGCGCGATCTGCGCAACGGCCAGTCGGTGGCGATCGACATCAGGGTGGGAGTGGATGGAAGCCCGACCGGTTGCCGTGTCGTACGCTCCAGCCCCGATCCGGCAGCCGACCAAATTACGTGCGAGCTGGCGATGCAGCGATTTCGTTTCAAACCGGCCATGGACCCGGACGGTGATCCTGTCGTATCGACCTTCCGCTGGTACCAGAGATGGTTCGATTAG
- a CDS encoding mannose-1-phosphate guanylyltransferase, whose protein sequence is MSATAPTHKTKITPVILCGGSGTRLWPKSRQAKPKPFIPLIGKTTLFQETLGRCNDPARFAPPTVVTGADHASHVEAQLHGSSEARLIVEPAAKNTAPAIALAALQLPEDAVMLVCPSDHHIADPDAFAEAAMTAAALAQDDWLVSFGIAATAPETGYGYLRRGEPIGDGAYRTAKFVEKPDLDRAQQFVADGGYAWNGGIFAFRAGAFLEELGRYRPEMLAAVRDAVTGGSERDRTFHPAASPFAKIEGDSIDYAVMEKTSRAAMVPVDMGWSDIGSWPALRDVLDADAEGNVASASAELVDCRNVMAVSDGPRISAIGLEDVIVVVDGDEVLVTTADGAQKVGKLSGAASQ, encoded by the coding sequence ATGAGCGCGACTGCCCCGACACATAAAACGAAGATAACCCCGGTGATCCTGTGCGGAGGCAGCGGCACGCGGCTTTGGCCAAAGAGCCGACAGGCAAAGCCCAAACCGTTCATTCCGTTGATCGGCAAGACCACCCTGTTTCAGGAGACGCTGGGCCGCTGCAACGATCCTGCGCGCTTCGCGCCACCAACGGTGGTGACCGGAGCGGATCACGCTTCCCATGTCGAAGCGCAATTGCACGGCAGCAGCGAGGCTCGGCTCATCGTGGAGCCTGCGGCGAAAAATACCGCCCCGGCAATCGCTCTGGCGGCGTTGCAGCTGCCCGAAGACGCGGTGATGCTGGTCTGTCCGAGCGACCATCATATTGCCGACCCGGATGCGTTTGCGGAGGCGGCCATGACAGCCGCCGCGCTCGCGCAGGACGACTGGCTGGTGAGCTTCGGCATTGCCGCAACCGCGCCCGAGACCGGTTATGGCTATCTCCGCCGCGGTGAACCGATCGGCGATGGCGCCTACCGTACGGCAAAATTTGTCGAAAAGCCCGATCTCGATCGTGCGCAACAGTTCGTCGCCGATGGAGGATATGCCTGGAACGGTGGCATCTTCGCCTTCCGCGCAGGCGCCTTCCTCGAAGAATTGGGGCGCTATCGGCCCGAAATGCTGGCCGCTGTACGCGACGCGGTCACCGGTGGCTCAGAGCGCGACCGCACGTTCCATCCCGCCGCATCGCCATTTGCAAAGATCGAGGGCGATTCGATCGATTATGCGGTGATGGAAAAGACATCCCGCGCCGCAATGGTGCCGGTCGACATGGGCTGGTCGGACATCGGCAGCTGGCCGGCCTTGCGCGATGTTCTGGACGCAGACGCGGAAGGCAATGTCGCCAGCGCAAGTGCCGAACTCGTCGATTGCCGCAATGTCATGGCCGTCAGTGACGGACCGCGCATATCCGCGATCGGGCTGGAGGATGTGATCGTGGTGGTCGATGGAGACGAAGTGCTCGTCACGACCGCGGATGGCGCGCAAAAAGTCGGCAAACTCTCCGGCGCGGCCAGTCAGTGA
- a CDS encoding class I mannose-6-phosphate isomerase, which produces MSAALSTRQVEKVWGRDTLPAPFVAPEGRRIGEIWFEPPAVLDSLLVKYLFTSEKLSVQVHPDDEQVRKLGEGQRGKEECWLVIDADPGATLGIGFDAPLTAAEIRAAALDGSIEQLMTWHPVEAGDFFYIPAGTVHTIGPGVSLIEVQQNCDITYRLYDYGRERELQLDRAVEVANGEPYADPRYCHVPDRGERWLTDGPRFRLLRSDGDVQETSAFGDTPLLVLPLDRPLDVAGEMIAPGGCAVANSIRDIDFVPSGRALLAQPCDGDEA; this is translated from the coding sequence GTGAGCGCCGCGCTTTCCACCCGCCAGGTCGAGAAGGTCTGGGGTCGCGATACACTGCCCGCACCGTTCGTTGCGCCTGAAGGCCGACGCATCGGCGAGATCTGGTTCGAGCCCCCCGCTGTGCTCGACAGCCTGCTCGTCAAATACCTCTTCACCAGCGAGAAACTGTCGGTCCAGGTCCATCCCGACGATGAGCAGGTGCGCAAGCTGGGGGAAGGCCAGCGCGGCAAGGAGGAATGTTGGCTGGTAATCGATGCGGATCCCGGGGCCACGCTGGGCATCGGCTTCGATGCGCCGCTGACGGCTGCGGAGATACGCGCCGCCGCGCTGGATGGCAGCATCGAGCAATTGATGACTTGGCATCCGGTGGAGGCGGGGGACTTCTTCTACATCCCTGCCGGAACGGTGCATACGATCGGCCCGGGCGTGAGTCTGATCGAAGTCCAGCAGAACTGCGACATCACTTACCGACTCTACGACTATGGTCGAGAGCGCGAGCTGCAGCTCGATCGCGCGGTCGAAGTGGCAAACGGCGAGCCCTATGCCGATCCGCGCTATTGCCACGTGCCCGACAGAGGAGAGCGGTGGTTGACCGACGGTCCGCGCTTCCGTCTGCTTCGCAGCGACGGCGATGTGCAAGAGACCTCTGCATTCGGTGATACGCCGCTGCTGGTTCTTCCGCTCGATCGCCCACTGGATGTCGCGGGAGAGATGATCGCACCGGGCGGATGCGCCGTCGCCAATTCGATCCGGGATATCGATTTCGTCCCATCGGGCCGCGCCTTGCTGGCACAGCCTTGCGACGGGGACGAAGCCTAG
- a CDS encoding HWE histidine kinase domain-containing protein, which translates to MSEYDVDLTNCDREPIHLIERIQPFGALIAVGSDWLVSRWSANAQDFLELDRPLEAGFPIREIFARKAVEEIRSAMGRLNEQDAIERSFGIELLGDGQLYDLAIHLSGRQLVMEIERHDARRQNQSLNNLRPLTRQLEAAASTDKLSTIACKMLRDVLGMDRVMLYKFHRDGTGEVVAESLGDGIDSFYGLRYPATDIPKQARELYKRNLLRIIADVDGETIPLLPENPPRGPLDLSLGTLRAVSPIHIQYLRNMDVGASLSISVIVRGELWGLFACHNSEPILLPFSVRTAGELLAQMFSLTLDQRLADSARQTADQGREIHDQVMMRLADEDDIAGNLPMIIDAVKGLIDHDGASAYVDGKYVARNAAPNEEEFLPLLPYFNSELAGEILAEAKLVDKIPEASTFSDRVVGALVIPVSRRPRDYLVLWRKELRQTVEWAGNPDKPVEQGPNGATLTPRASFESWKQEVEGTSADWHDDEIRLAQMLRVTLLEVLLRLADKQMEERSQSQQKQDLLIAELNHRVRNILTLIRGLIEQSRGQAEDVPSFAEIVGGRIRALASAHDALTAENWAPASLTRLIEVEAAAYSSNKGHRVHVEGDDALLHPTAYSTMALVIHEMMTNAAKYGALCDSNGSVDVTLERDGDGDLHIRWREMGGPPVKAPERRGFGSTIIERSIPYELKGDAKIRYKLGGVEADFCIPNASLAKQSAIRSAKNEESDRAGQGDNMAVQTPGRVLLVEDNMIIAMDTEETLRDLGVGEVLVAGSIAEAERALASGTPDLAILDYNLGDETSEPLARKLADSGVPVAMATGYGEAMRELEQIDLLAILSKPYDRDDIAGVFRKIGEGA; encoded by the coding sequence ATGAGCGAATATGACGTCGACCTAACCAATTGCGATCGCGAGCCGATCCACCTCATCGAGCGGATCCAGCCGTTCGGTGCGCTGATCGCGGTCGGCAGCGATTGGCTCGTCTCGCGCTGGTCTGCAAACGCACAGGACTTTCTCGAACTCGACCGTCCGCTCGAAGCCGGTTTCCCGATCCGCGAGATTTTCGCGCGTAAGGCGGTCGAGGAAATCCGCAGCGCAATGGGGCGGCTGAACGAGCAGGACGCTATCGAGCGCAGTTTCGGCATCGAACTACTTGGAGACGGCCAGCTCTACGACCTCGCCATTCACCTGAGTGGGCGCCAGCTGGTGATGGAAATCGAGCGCCACGATGCCCGGCGCCAGAACCAGTCGCTGAACAATCTTCGCCCCCTCACCCGCCAGCTCGAAGCAGCCGCATCGACCGACAAGCTCAGCACGATCGCCTGCAAGATGCTGCGCGACGTGCTCGGCATGGATCGGGTCATGTTGTACAAGTTTCACCGCGATGGCACAGGCGAAGTCGTGGCCGAAAGCCTAGGCGATGGAATCGATAGCTTTTACGGCTTGCGCTACCCGGCGACCGACATTCCGAAACAGGCCCGCGAACTCTACAAGCGCAATCTTCTGCGGATCATCGCCGATGTCGATGGCGAGACGATTCCACTCCTGCCGGAAAACCCGCCGCGTGGGCCACTCGATCTTTCGCTCGGCACCCTGCGCGCCGTGAGTCCGATCCATATCCAGTATCTGAGAAATATGGACGTGGGTGCGTCGCTGTCTATTTCCGTGATCGTCCGCGGCGAATTATGGGGCCTTTTCGCATGCCACAATTCAGAGCCGATATTGCTGCCGTTCTCGGTACGCACGGCCGGAGAATTGCTCGCCCAGATGTTCTCGCTGACGCTCGACCAGCGATTGGCCGATTCCGCCCGGCAGACGGCCGATCAGGGTCGGGAAATCCACGACCAGGTCATGATGCGTCTTGCAGACGAAGACGATATCGCCGGCAATTTGCCGATGATCATCGACGCCGTTAAAGGCCTGATCGACCATGACGGTGCCAGCGCCTATGTCGACGGGAAGTACGTCGCGCGCAATGCCGCGCCGAACGAGGAAGAATTTCTTCCCCTTCTACCCTATTTCAACAGCGAGCTTGCCGGCGAGATTCTGGCCGAGGCGAAGCTCGTCGACAAGATCCCCGAAGCGAGCACGTTTTCCGATCGCGTCGTCGGCGCGCTTGTGATTCCGGTGTCGCGCCGACCGCGCGATTATCTCGTCCTCTGGCGCAAGGAACTGCGCCAGACGGTCGAATGGGCCGGGAATCCCGACAAGCCCGTCGAACAAGGCCCGAACGGCGCAACGCTAACCCCGCGGGCCAGCTTCGAAAGCTGGAAGCAGGAGGTCGAAGGCACCAGCGCCGATTGGCACGACGACGAAATCCGCCTTGCGCAAATGTTGCGCGTGACCTTGCTGGAAGTCCTCCTGCGGCTTGCCGACAAGCAGATGGAAGAACGATCGCAGTCGCAGCAGAAGCAGGATCTGTTGATTGCCGAACTCAACCATCGCGTGCGCAATATCCTGACCCTGATCCGCGGCTTGATCGAACAGAGCCGCGGCCAGGCCGAGGACGTGCCGAGCTTCGCCGAGATCGTGGGTGGACGTATTCGTGCCCTGGCGAGCGCGCATGATGCGCTCACGGCGGAGAACTGGGCCCCCGCCTCGCTGACCAGGCTTATCGAAGTCGAAGCGGCCGCTTATTCGAGCAATAAGGGCCACCGCGTCCATGTCGAAGGCGACGATGCGCTGCTGCATCCGACCGCCTATTCGACGATGGCGCTGGTGATCCACGAGATGATGACCAACGCCGCAAAATACGGCGCGCTGTGCGACAGCAATGGCAGTGTCGACGTCACGCTCGAACGCGATGGCGATGGAGATCTGCACATTCGCTGGCGTGAAATGGGCGGTCCGCCGGTCAAGGCGCCCGAGCGACGGGGGTTCGGGTCGACGATCATCGAGCGTTCGATTCCCTACGAGCTTAAGGGCGATGCCAAGATTCGCTACAAGCTAGGCGGCGTCGAAGCCGATTTCTGCATTCCAAACGCTTCACTTGCAAAGCAGAGCGCTATCCGCTCCGCCAAGAACGAAGAGTCGGATCGAGCCGGCCAAGGAGACAACATGGCTGTACAAACGCCCGGACGGGTCCTCCTGGTCGAAGACAACATGATCATCGCGATGGATACCGAGGAAACGCTGCGCGATCTTGGCGTCGGCGAAGTGCTCGTGGCCGGCTCTATCGCCGAAGCCGAAAGGGCGCTCGCATCGGGAACTCCCGATCTTGCGATCCTAGACTACAATCTGGGTGACGAGACGAGCGAACCGCTGGCCCGAAAGCTGGCCGATAGCGGTGTGCCGGTGGCCATGGCAACGGGCTATGGCGAAGCAATGCGCGAGCTCGAGCAGATCGACCTGCTCGCCATCTTGTCGAAGCCTTACGACCGCGACGACATCGCTGGCGTTTTCCGGAAAATCGGCGAAGGCGCCTAG
- a CDS encoding biliverdin-producing heme oxygenase produces MDGDGIAELTSNLNEDDASLRKILRSETRDAHDRLDTAVTSLDLADPDSYRDFLTFQYAARLPVEQWLASQAEAPTLPPTTPLIAQDLAALGAPLPLTRMFGRSLDNGAIGVAWALAGSHLGNRAILHGLKNDSAFAGPTAFLADERMRDAWRDLLPHLEAPPHEAYAERAVYAASKVFVHFNEALDLLRDSGKSLAA; encoded by the coding sequence GTGGACGGGGATGGGATCGCAGAGTTGACCAGTAATTTGAATGAAGACGACGCAAGCCTGCGCAAAATTCTGCGCAGCGAGACACGGGATGCGCATGATCGGCTCGACACGGCAGTGACGAGCCTCGATCTGGCTGATCCCGATTCCTATCGAGATTTTTTGACCTTCCAGTACGCCGCCCGCTTGCCGGTCGAGCAATGGCTCGCCTCGCAAGCCGAAGCGCCGACGCTGCCGCCCACCACGCCGCTGATCGCGCAGGATCTTGCCGCACTGGGCGCTCCGCTACCCCTCACCCGCATGTTCGGGCGCAGTCTCGACAACGGGGCAATCGGGGTCGCCTGGGCCTTGGCCGGATCGCATCTCGGCAACCGGGCAATTCTTCACGGGCTAAAAAACGATTCCGCCTTTGCTGGGCCGACGGCGTTTCTTGCCGACGAGAGAATGCGCGACGCGTGGCGCGATCTCCTGCCGCACCTCGAAGCGCCCCCGCACGAAGCGTACGCCGAACGGGCCGTTTACGCGGCTTCGAAGGTGTTTGTGCATTTCAATGAAGCGCTTGATCTGCTTCGCGACTCCGGCAAGAGCCTAGCGGCATGA
- a CDS encoding polyhydroxyalkanoic acid system family protein encodes MRIAIPHELTREEVRRRMAGSSDQLKDYVPGGMADVETDWPNEDRMRLSVAAMGQEVTGHVDIEDAQVVFNVTLPPALSFFGPMIEKAIHKGGTKMLDHRSGRVAED; translated from the coding sequence ATGCGTATTGCGATTCCCCACGAACTTACCCGCGAGGAAGTTCGCCGACGCATGGCGGGCTCGTCCGACCAGCTGAAGGACTATGTCCCCGGCGGCATGGCCGATGTGGAAACCGACTGGCCGAACGAGGACCGGATGCGGCTTTCGGTCGCGGCAATGGGGCAGGAGGTTACCGGGCATGTCGATATCGAGGACGCACAAGTCGTCTTCAATGTGACGCTGCCACCCGCTCTGTCTTTCTTCGGACCGATGATCGAAAAAGCGATCCATAAGGGCGGCACCAAGATGCTCGACCATCGCAGCGGTCGAGTGGCCGAGGATTGA
- a CDS encoding toxic anion resistance protein, which translates to MAETKTTTAVETDLELTPPDPVPAVAPEKAAGLVPVSEEKKSKLEEKVEGFVTELVSIDANSPEFGKKVDQITNMGRREIQAAAQMSNRFLDRPVRAMDQDEGVGANLMELRTVVEDLDPSKRGKLTTGRKILGIIPFGNKLKSYFQSYQSAQTHIQSILGKLANGKDELQMDNAAIDVERQKLWEAMGNLEQMIHISRALDAKLEDKADELDATDPEKAKAIRETALFYVRQRTQDLLTQMAVSVQGYLSLDLVKKNNIELVKGVDRASTTTVGALRTAVTVAEAMTNQRLVLGQITALNDTTAGIIDSTSTMLREQTGKIHEQAAASTIPLETLQRAFQNIYDTMDEVDEFKIRALDSMKQTVETLSGEVEKSKGYIARAEGQSQAQKQVSDGGLLSLEG; encoded by the coding sequence ATGGCCGAAACGAAGACGACCACCGCAGTTGAAACCGATCTCGAACTGACTCCGCCCGATCCGGTGCCCGCAGTTGCACCCGAAAAGGCGGCGGGTCTCGTACCGGTTTCGGAAGAGAAGAAATCGAAGCTTGAGGAAAAGGTCGAAGGCTTCGTCACCGAACTGGTGTCGATCGACGCCAATTCGCCTGAATTCGGCAAGAAGGTCGACCAGATCACCAATATGGGCCGCCGGGAAATCCAGGCGGCGGCGCAGATGTCGAACCGCTTCCTCGATCGTCCGGTCCGCGCGATGGACCAGGACGAAGGCGTCGGCGCCAACCTGATGGAACTTCGCACCGTGGTCGAGGATCTCGACCCTTCGAAGCGCGGCAAGCTGACCACCGGTCGCAAGATCCTCGGCATCATTCCCTTCGGCAACAAGCTGAAGAGCTATTTCCAGAGCTACCAGAGCGCGCAGACGCATATCCAGTCGATCCTCGGCAAGCTGGCGAACGGCAAGGACGAACTGCAGATGGACAATGCCGCAATCGACGTCGAACGGCAGAAGCTGTGGGAGGCGATGGGCAATCTGGAGCAGATGATCCACATCTCCCGCGCGCTCGATGCCAAGCTCGAAGACAAAGCCGACGAGCTCGACGCGACCGATCCCGAAAAAGCCAAGGCGATCCGCGAAACCGCGCTGTTCTACGTCCGTCAGCGCACGCAGGACCTGCTCACGCAAATGGCGGTCAGTGTGCAGGGCTATCTCTCGCTCGATCTGGTCAAGAAGAACAATATCGAACTGGTGAAAGGCGTCGATCGCGCCAGCACCACCACGGTCGGTGCGCTGCGCACCGCGGTGACGGTGGCCGAGGCCATGACGAACCAGCGCCTCGTGCTGGGGCAGATTACCGCGCTCAACGACACCACTGCCGGGATCATCGATTCTACCAGCACCATGCTGCGCGAGCAGACCGGCAAGATCCATGAGCAGGCTGCCGCCTCGACCATCCCGCTCGAAACGCTGCAGCGCGCATTCCAGAACATCTACGACACGATGGACGAGGTCGACGAATTCAAGATTCGCGCGCTCGACTCGATGAAGCAGACGGTTGAAACACTGTCGGGCGAAGTCGAAAAATCGAAGGGCTATATCGCCCGCGCCGAAGGCCAGTCTCAGGCCCAGAAGCAGGTGTCCGACGGCGGCCTGCTGAGCCTCGAAGGGTAA
- a CDS encoding fatty acyl-AMP ligase — MTDSTGTLVPTPNGDALERRFADFRTFGEAIDYAASGTRGLNFHDPRGTLERVYPYSELRDDALAMARRLVAHGIAPGDRIALIAETNPHFAALFCGCIYAGAWPVPLPLPTTFGGKDNYTDQLAVQLKSCDPKVLFFPEEISELVGDAAKAREVEAISWEEFTTRDAADCDLLESSPDDICYLQYSSGSTRFPHGVAVTHASLLNNLRGHGLGMKLEPKDRCVSWLPWYHDMGLVGCLLSPIANQVSTDYLKTEHFARRPLAWLDLISRNQGTTLSYSPTFGYDICARRISSQSNVAERFDLSRWRVAGNGADMIRPDVMQNFVNAFADAGFKASSFLPSYGLAEATLAVTIMPPGEGIRVELVEEERLSGSARDLSRPARYRAIVNCGKPVTDMEVEIRAEDGSAKADHQIGKVWCKGPSVMHSYFRDPESTEACMVDGWLDTGDMGYQADDYLFIVGRAKDMIIINGKNHWPQDIEWAVEQLPGFNHGDIAAFAIETEDGAEAPAVLVHCRVSDPEERRKLRDQIRDKVQSVTGTPCVVELVPPRTLPRTSSGKLSRAKAKKLYLTGEIAPLDLAA; from the coding sequence ATGACAGACTCGACCGGCACCCTCGTGCCGACCCCCAACGGGGATGCCCTCGAACGCCGTTTCGCCGATTTTCGCACTTTCGGAGAAGCCATCGATTATGCCGCTTCCGGCACGCGCGGGTTGAATTTTCACGATCCACGCGGCACGCTCGAAAGGGTGTATCCATATAGCGAATTGCGTGACGATGCCCTGGCCATGGCGCGCCGGCTCGTCGCGCACGGCATCGCGCCGGGTGACCGGATTGCGCTGATCGCGGAAACCAATCCGCATTTCGCGGCACTGTTCTGCGGCTGTATCTATGCCGGGGCGTGGCCGGTTCCGCTGCCGCTGCCGACCACGTTCGGCGGCAAGGATAACTATACCGATCAGCTCGCGGTCCAGCTCAAAAGCTGCGATCCCAAGGTCCTGTTCTTCCCGGAAGAGATCAGCGAATTGGTGGGCGACGCCGCCAAGGCCCGCGAGGTCGAAGCGATTTCCTGGGAAGAATTCACCACGCGTGACGCGGCCGATTGCGACCTGCTCGAATCCAGCCCGGACGATATCTGCTATCTGCAATATTCGAGCGGCTCGACCCGCTTCCCCCACGGGGTCGCAGTCACCCATGCTTCGCTGCTCAACAATTTGCGGGGCCATGGGCTCGGCATGAAGCTGGAGCCGAAGGACCGCTGCGTATCGTGGTTGCCGTGGTATCACGACATGGGTCTCGTCGGCTGCCTGCTTTCTCCGATCGCGAACCAGGTTTCGACCGACTATCTGAAAACCGAGCATTTCGCCCGGCGTCCGCTCGCCTGGCTCGATCTGATCAGCCGCAACCAGGGCACCACGCTCAGCTATTCGCCGACGTTCGGCTACGACATCTGCGCGCGCCGCATTTCCAGCCAGAGCAACGTCGCCGAACGGTTCGACCTGTCGCGCTGGCGCGTGGCGGGCAACGGGGCGGACATGATCCGGCCAGACGTTATGCAGAACTTCGTCAACGCCTTTGCCGACGCGGGATTCAAGGCCTCGTCCTTCCTGCCGAGCTACGGCCTCGCCGAAGCGACCCTGGCCGTCACCATCATGCCCCCGGGCGAAGGCATCCGCGTCGAACTCGTGGAAGAGGAACGCCTTTCGGGCTCCGCCCGCGATCTGTCACGCCCGGCGCGCTATCGCGCAATCGTGAACTGCGGCAAGCCGGTGACCGACATGGAAGTCGAGATCCGCGCCGAAGACGGCAGCGCCAAGGCGGACCACCAGATCGGCAAGGTCTGGTGCAAGGGTCCCAGCGTCATGCACTCCTATTTCCGCGATCCCGAATCGACCGAGGCCTGCATGGTCGATGGCTGGCTCGACACCGGGGACATGGGCTATCAGGCGGACGATTACCTGTTCATCGTCGGCCGGGCGAAGGACATGATCATCATCAACGGCAAGAACCACTGGCCGCAGGATATCGAATGGGCGGTCGAGCAACTGCCCGGCTTCAACCACGGCGATATCGCGGCCTTCGCGATCGAGACCGAGGACGGGGCCGAAGCGCCTGCCGTGCTGGTCCATTGCCGCGTTTCCGATCCGGAAGAGCGACGCAAGCTGCGCGACCAGATCCGCGACAAGGTGCAATCGGTCACCGGGACGCCATGCGTTGTCGAACTCGTGCCGCCGCGTACACTTCCCCGCACCAGTTCGGGCAAGTTGAGCCGCGCCAAGGCCAAGAAGCTCTATCTGACCGGAGAGATCGCGCCGCTCGATCTCGCAGCCTGA
- a CDS encoding regulatory protein RecX produces the protein MSRPRKPRPPLERAQLSDLALHYAGRYMTTAKKLEDYLRRKLRERGWAGDGDPPVDEIVAKCVEQRFVDDEAYAAAKSDALLRRGYGAQRISQALHHAGVSGDIRDEHAPEERDRRMAALALARRRRFGPFSRVTVDQPLREKQVAAMMRAGHAPHHARAIVDARSENEAEEWVADTED, from the coding sequence ATGAGCCGTCCGCGCAAGCCTCGCCCGCCACTCGAACGTGCGCAACTCAGCGATCTCGCGCTGCATTATGCCGGGCGCTATATGACCACGGCGAAAAAACTCGAGGATTATCTGCGCCGCAAATTGCGCGAGCGTGGCTGGGCGGGCGACGGCGACCCGCCGGTCGATGAGATCGTTGCGAAATGCGTCGAGCAGCGCTTCGTGGACGATGAAGCTTATGCCGCTGCCAAGTCCGATGCGCTGTTGCGGCGGGGCTATGGCGCGCAGCGTATCTCGCAGGCGCTCCACCATGCCGGCGTGTCAGGAGACATCCGCGATGAGCATGCGCCGGAGGAACGCGATCGCCGAATGGCGGCGCTGGCGCTGGCGCGGCGGCGACGCTTCGGCCCGTTTTCGCGCGTGACGGTGGATCAGCCATTGCGTGAGAAGCAGGTGGCGGCGATGATGCGCGCCGGACATGCGCCGCACCATGCGCGCGCGATCGTCGATGCAAGAAGCGAGAACGAGGCGGAAGAATGGGTGGCGGATACAGAAGACTGA